The following proteins are encoded in a genomic region of Cryptomeria japonica chromosome 11, Sugi_1.0, whole genome shotgun sequence:
- the LOC131055862 gene encoding uncharacterized protein LOC131055862 has protein sequence MGRHGRRVGDASINRSLSSSSTQNEYEDVYRWKRQRNLNGNPHNTYSTHHPQQWQLQAPTYMNYGAPPPGFPGNFSFSQQQMPCEFQGPLMDFHGPKSAFSRKLPPTRASQNDYAQHYVDTGIRPQNFIRDPDMSVVPDEYPHLKELMKLKDQQILKRSFNPVYLKCDLRETRLSKELFGTTFDAILIDPPMEEYVRRAPGVLDATDFWTWEDIRSLEIEAIADNPCFIFLWVGSNEGLAEGRLCFKKLSKFKFVKWGFKRIDDICWLKTNHESRSMSDFVNRDSNSIFKRTKEHCLVGLKGMISADMQDHLMHPNIDADIVISEEPPYGSTQKPDYVYNIIEHLVQGRRRIEIFGADHNLRHGWLTIGNALSSSNFNLESYVRNFVNLEGKVWERVDAPHLTGTTSAIEDLRPKSPSSRKRQNKNRLPNQEVHS, from the exons ATGGGGAGACACGGCAGAAGGGTAGGAGACGCTTCTATCAACcgttcattatcttcatcctccaCCCAAAATGAGTATGAAGATGTTTACAGATGGAAAAGGCAGAGGAATCTCAATGGGAATCCTCACAACACTTATTCCACCCACCACCCACAACAATGGCAATTACAGGCACCCACTTATATGAACTATGGCGCTCCGCCTCCTGGTTTTCCTGGAAATTTCAGCTTCTCTCAACAACAAATGCCCTGTGAATTTCAAGGCCCTTTAATGGATTTTCATGGTCCCAAGAGTGCTTTTAGTAGAAAACTTCCTCCCACAAGGGCCTCCCAAAACGATTATGCTCAGCATTATGTGGACACTGGAATCCGACCCCAAAATTTTATCAGAGATCCTGACATGTCTGTTGTTCCTGACGAGTATCCGCATCTGAAGGAGCTCATGAAGCTGAAAGACCAACAGATTTTGAAACGGTCTTTCAATCCGGTATACTTGAAATGCGATCTGCGAGAGACAAGGCTTTCCAAGGAACTGTTTGGGACAACTTTTGATGCAATTTTAATCGACCCACCCATGGAAGAATATGTTCGCAGGGCTCCTGGTGTCTTGGATGCCACTGACTTCTGGACATGGGAAGACATTAGGAGCCTTGAAATAGAG GCAATTGCAGATAATCCGTGCTTCATTTTCCTTTGGGTTGGCTCTAACGAAGGCCTTGCAGAGGGACGTCTGTGTTTTAAAAAG TTATCAAAATTTAAGTTTGTGAAA TGGGGTTTTAAGAGAATCGACGATATCTGCTGGCTGAAGACAAATCACGAAAGCAGAAGCATGTCAGACTTCGTCAATCGGGACTCAAATTCTATATTCAAACGTACCAAG GAACATTGTCTGGTGGGTTTGAAGGGTATGATATCTGCAGACATGCAGGATCATCTCATGCATCCCAATATTGACGCCGACATTGTAATAAGCGAAGAGCCTCCATATG GCTCAACGCAAAAGCCAGATTATGTGTACAACATAATTGAACACCTTGTCCAAGGCCGGAGGCGGATTGAGATTTTTGGTGCTGATCATAACCTTCGGCATGGCTGGTTGACAATCGGGAATGCTCTATCATCTTCAAATTTTAACTTAGAG TCATATGTGAGGAATTTTGTGAATTTGGAAGGAAAAGTGTGGGAAAGAGTCGATGCTCCTCATCTTACAGGCACAACATCTGCCATTGAAGATCTTCGACCTAAAAGTCCTTCCTCAAGGAAAAGACAAAACAAAAATCGTTTGCCAAACCAAGAAGTTCATTCTTAA